In Sphaerisporangium krabiense, the DNA window GCCGGGCCGCACCGGGCCGTCCCGGGCCGCACGGGACGGTGACGGAGGGTCGCGTACCGCATGAGCACCGACACCACGTATGCCGATATATCGGGCGGCGGCTGGTATTTGCACCAAAGGCCCTCTCCACCTGGCAATCCGTGATATCAAGCTGATCTTGCACGGCAAGGAAGCCGGGACCCTCGATCGCAGGAGGGTCACACCATGGGAGGAACCCCTAGATGAGGCGATTGATCGCCCTGACCGCGACCGCGCTGGTCGCCCCCGCGCTGGCTCTCGCCGCGTCGGCCACCGCGCACGCCGCCCCCAAGCCCGCCACGACCAGCCCGCTCGACGCCCTGCGGCAGCAGCTGGCCAAGCGCACCACCGTGCGCATCGACGAGCGCACCGACCTCCGGCTCGGCAGGGCCGCCCTGCGCTACCGGGAGACGGGCGTCGTCCGGTTCGGGACGTCAGGCCCGGACGCCTCCGACACCAAGGTGCGGGTCAGCAACGGCAAGGAGACGCAGTCCGGTCGCCTCATCGCGATCGGCGGCAAGGTGTACTACAAGAGCTCGCCCTTTGACGAGGCGCTGCCCGCGGGCAAGACCTGGGTGAGAACGCCCGGCCTGCCGCGAAACCCCCTGCTGCTGGACGTGCTGCAGCCCCAAACCCTCAAGGCGCTGATCACGCACACGAAGAGCAGGACGCCGGGCGGCGTGGTCGGCGGCACCAGGACCACCCTGCTGCGCGGCAGCATCACGCTGGGCGAGCTGGCCAAGGCCGCGCCGTCGGGCACCATCCCGGTGCTGCTCGACGACAAGGAGAAGGACACCGCGCTGCCGTGGAAGCTGTGGGTCGGCGGCGACCAGCTCCCCCGGCGGTTCGCGTCGGACCTGGCTTTGGGACAGAAGTCCTCGCTCGCCGGTCTGCGGGTCGTGGTCGACGCCCGCTACACCGCCTGGGGCGGGAAGGTGACCATCCAGGCCCCGCCGGCCGACCAGGTCATCGACATGAAGGACCTGAACGATGACGAGGACCTGCCCGAGGCACGGCCCGACCTCATCACCACCATCACCGGCCGGGCGGCCCGCCACGGCTGACCACCCCCCGCCGCCGTCCGTGACGGCGGCGCCCCGAGGGCCCGGCGAGGCACGCTCGCCGGGCCCTCGGCACTCACCGCGCCGTACGCGGCGGCTAGAGCTTCTCGATCGGGGCGTACGCCAGCAGCAGGGTCTTCTCGCCGCCGGAGCCGAAGTCGATCTTCACCTTGGCCTTCTCCGCGACGCCCTCGACCGTGACCACGGTGCCGAGCCCGAAGGCGTCGTGCGTGACACGGTCGCCCGGGCTGAGGTTCGGGATCGACCGCCCGCCGCCGCGCGACGACGTGGCCGCGGGGGCGCGCGTCTCGCGGACGGTCGCCGCCGTCCACGCCGACTTCTGCGGGTCGCTACGCCAGTCGAGCAGGTCGGACGGCACCTCGGCCAGGAAGCGGGACGCCGGGTTGAACGCGGGGGACCCCCACGAGCTGCGCACGGCCGCGCGCGACACGTACAGCCGCTGCTGGGCGCGGGTGATGCCGACGTAGGCGAGGCGGCGTTCCTCCTCCAGCTCGCGCGGCTCGCCGAGGGACCTCATGTGGGGGAAGACGCCGTCCTCCAGGCCGGTGAGGAACACGACCGGGAACTCCAGGCCCTTGGCGGTGTGCAACGTCATCAGCGTGACGACGCCCTGGTGGTCCTCCCCCTCGGGGATCTGGTCGGCGTCGGCGACCAGGGAGACCTGCTCCAGGAAGTCCACGAGCGTGCCCTCGGGGTTGGCCTCCTCGAACTCCTGGGCCACGGAGATCAGCTCGTTGAGGTTCTCCAGCCGGCTCTCGTCCTGCGGGTCGCCGGAGGTCTCCAGCTCGGTGCGGTAGCCGGTGCTCGCCAGGACCTCTTCGGCCAGCTCGGACAGCTTCAGCTCCTTGCCCCGCAGATCTTCCAGCAGGGCGACGAACTCCTTGATGGCGTTGAGGGAGCGCGTGGCCAGCCCCGGCGCCTCCTCCGCCCGGCGCAGGCCCTCCCAGAAGCTGACGCGCTCGCGGGTGGCGAACGCCTCGACCATGGCCTCGGCGCGCTCGCCGATGCCGCGCTTCGGGACGTTGATGACGCGGCGCAGCGAGACGGTGTCGTTGGGGTTGGCCAGCACCCGCAGGTAGGCCAGCAGGTCGCGGACCTCGCGGCGCTCGTAGAACCGCACGCCGCCGACGACCTTGTACGGCAGGCCGGTGCGGATGAAGATCTCTTCGAAGACGCGGGAGGCGGCGTTGGTGCGGTAGAAGACGGCGACCTGGCCGGGCGTGACGTCCTCGTCGTCGGCGAGGCGGTCGACCTCCTGGGCGACGAACATGGCCTCGTCGTGCTCGTTGTCGGCCACATAACCGATGATCTTGGGCCCCGCGCCCTGGTCGGACCAGAGGTTCTTGGGCTTGCGGCTCTCGTTGCGCGAGATCACGGCGTTGGCCGCGGACAGGATCGTCTGGGTGGAGCGGTAGTTCTGCTCCAGCAGGATCGTGCGCGCCTGCGGGTAGTCGCGCTCGAACTCCAGGATGTTGCGGATCGTCGCGCCGCGGAAGGCGTAGATCGACTGGTCGGCGTCGCCCACCACGCACAGCTCGGCGGGCTCCACTCCCCCGCCCTCCGCCACCGGCTCGCCGTCCACGGTGAGGCGCTCGGGCAGGCCGACCAGCTCTCTGATCAGCATGTACTGGGCGTGGTTGGTGTCCTGGTACTCGTCGACCATGACGTGGCGGAAGCGGCGGCGGTAGTGCTCGGCGACGTCCGGGAAGAGCTGGAACAACGTGACCGTCAACATGATCAGGTCGTCGAAGTCCATCGCGTCGGCCTCGGTCAGCCGTCGCTGGTAGGTGGCGTACGCCTGGGCCAGCGTGCGCTCCAGGTGGGTCTGCGCCTTGTCCTTGGCGGTGTCGTAGTCGATCAGCTCGTTCTTGAGGTTGCTGACCTGCGCGGAGAACGAGCGCGGCGGGTAGCGCTTGGGATCGAGCTCCAGCTCGCGGCAGACCATCGCCATCAGGCGCTGGGAGTCGGCCTGGTCGTAGATCGAGAAGCTGGAGGAGAAGCCCAGCCGCTTGGCCTCGCGGCGCAGGATGCGGACGCAGGCGCTGTGGAAGGTCATCACCCACATGGCCCTGGACCGGGGGCCGATGAGGCGGTCCACCCGCTCCTTCATCTCTTTGGCGGCCTTGTTGGTGAAGGTGATCGCCAGGACTTCCTGCGGCTGGACGTGCCGCTCGGACAGCAGGTAGGCGATGCGGTGGGTGAGCACCCGCGTCTTGCCCGAGCCGGCCCCCGCGACGATCAGGAGGGGGCTTCCCTCGTGGACGACGGCGTCGCGCTGCTGCGGGTTGAGCCCGTCCAGCAGGGGATGGTCAACGGCGGGATTCGCGGCACGGGTGGACACCCCCCTAGATTATGGCGACTCACCGACAGTGGACGCCTCTTCGCCCCCCATCCCGCCCCTGTTTCCGCGCCCGATGCGGCCGATCGGCTCAGCACTCCGGCAAGTCACTGGAAATATCAAGTTGCCGTGGTTTGTTCATGGCGCAGTGAACCGAGGAGGAACAGCGTGACCCCACTTGACGACGCCGACGTGAGCACCGTTCTGGTGGTGACCGCGCACCCCGACGACGTGGACTTCGGCGCGGCCGGGACCGTGGCGATGCTCACCGACAAGGGAATCCGGGTCGTGTACTGCATCGTCACCGACGGCGACGCCGGAGGCTTCGATCGCGAGCTGGACAACGGCGGCATGGCTCAGCTGCGGCGCGCCGAGCAGACCGAGGCGGCCAAGAGGGTGGGCGTGACCGACCTGCGCTTCCTGGGCTACCAGGACGGCACGGTGGAGCCCACCCTGGGCCTGCGCCGCGACATCTCGCGGGTGATCCGGCAGGTGCGTCCCGACCGGGTGATCACCTCCTCGCCCGAGCGCAACTACGTCCGCATCCAGCCGAGCCACCCCGACCACCGGGCCGTGGGCGGCGCGACGCTGGACGCGGTCTACCCCGACGCCCGCAACCCCTACGCCTTCCCCGAGCTGCTGGCCGACGAGGGGCTTGAGGCGTGGGCGGTCAGGGAGGTGTGGCTGACCGGCGGCCAGACCAACAACCACTGGGTGGACATCACGGCGACCGTCGACCGCAAGGTGTCCGCGCTGAAGGCGCACGTCAGCCAGATCGCGCACATCGCCGACGGCATCGAGCAGTTCGTGCGCGGCTTCCTCGCCGCCAACGCCAAGGCGGCGGGGCTGCCGGAGGGCAGCTACGCCGAGGGCTTCCAGGTCGTGCAGACCGCCTGACCGCCGGGCCGCCCCGCGCGCCGTTCGAGGCGGCGCGCGGCCCGCGCGGCGAAGTAGCCGAGCGTGTTGGTGGCCAGGTGGAGCAGGGACGGCGCCGCCAGCCCGCCGCGCCGCCGCAGCTCGTGGAAGGCGGCCCCGGCCAGGGCGGTGGTGAGCACCGTGCCCGCGACGACCCGGACCGGGCCCTCCGCGGGGCCGTCCTGCGGCTCGCCCGAGGCCAGGCGGCTGAAGGAGGGGTTGGTGGCGGCCATGTCCAGCGCGGGCAGGATGTGCCACAGCCCGAACAGCGCCGAGGCGCCCGCGACGGCCGCCACCTGGCCGTGGGAGCGGCGCAGCGCGGCGGGCAGCACGCCGCGGAAGGCGACCTCCTCCAGCAGGACGGTGCCGAGCGGCACCTGGACCAGGGCCTCCTCCAGCAGGCGGGCCCGGGACACGCCGAGGGCGCGTTCGTCGAGGAACAGCGGGCGGGTGCGCGGCGTGAGCACGCCCGCGGTGTAGACGGCGGCGACGGCGACGGCCAGGGCCCCGCCGATCGCGGCCCCCCGGCGCGGGGTGGTGAAGCCCATCTCGGGCCAGGACAGGCCCGCGCGCCGGCCCAGCGCCACCAGCGCCCCGGCCGCGACGGCCGAGGTCACCGGCGCCAGCCGCCGCGCGACCCGGTTGTTCAGCACATTGGCCGCCGCGAGCACCCCCACGGCCGGCACCACGACCCGGCCGACGACGTTCCCACTTTCCCCGGGGGACCCGGAAGCGGCCGACTGAACTGACTTGCCGGCCCCATCGAGCTCAGTCCACTCCGTCGGCTCGGCGGCGCGTCCGGAGGAGGGGCGCGGCGAGATGGGCGGCTCGGAGGCGTTCACGAGGCGGCCCTGCGGCCCCAGCCCGGGGGGAATCGCAGGCGGCGGCGCTCGTCGGTGGTCAGACCGCCCCAGATGCCGTCGCGCTCCCCCGCCCGCACCGCGTACGCCCGGCACTCCAGGATGACGGGACAGGCGGCGCAGACGGCCTTGGCCCTGGCCTCCTGTTCGGGGAACGGCGCCTCGGGGAAGAACAGCTCGGGATCGGCGCCGCGGCAGGCCCCCCTGCTCGCCCAGCTCGCCTCGCGAACGGCCCGCGTCCCCATGATGCACCTCCCGGCCGCGCGGCCCCCGCGCGTCATGACCGCGCGCGCCGGCCCGTCCGGCCGCGCTCCAATACGCCAGGTTACGGGCCCGCCACGGGTGCCACATCCGCCCACGGGTGTATCCCGGCTCCCCATCACGGCGTAGCCCGCGCGGGCCGTCAGCACGCGTCGGCGGCGTTGTCGTAGCCGCCCGCGAACGCCTGCTGGCGCTGGGCCGGGGTGCCGTGCGCGTCCGGGCGCAGCCACTCGTCGGTGGGGTCGCCGGCCGCGGCGAGGTTGGCGAGCAGTTCCTCGTCGTCGCCCGCCTCGGCCTCGACGGAGCCGGAGTCGATCATGCCGCGCAGCGCGGCGCCCGCGTAGCAGTCGGCCTGCAGCTCGCGCTGGACGTTGAGGCTGAAGTCGCTCATGAGCTGCGCCTGCACGGCGTGCCCCAGCTCGTGCGGGATGATCACGTACACGGCGCCGTCGCCGCCGTTCTCGTACAGCTTGCGCATCCACGCCTCGTCGTAGGCGACGAAGTGCCCGAGCGGGCAGTAGAAGGCGTTCTCGGGCACCGAGGGCTGCCCGCCGCACGCGGGCCCGTTCTCGCCCGAGTACGCCTGGAACCCCTGGAGCGGGCGGTAGACCCGGCCCGCGGCCTCGAACCTCTGCTGCCAGAAGCGCTCGGTGAGCGTGCGGGCGAGCTCGACGTCCTCGTCGAAGTTCTGGCCGAAGGACCGGGGCGAGGCGGAGGCGCTCCCGCCCGAACCGGCGTCGCCGCTCTGGTCGGGGTACCTGCGGGGGAAGCCGGAGGAGCAGCCCGCCGACAACGCCACGGCCAGCAGGACCGACAGGACGGGCAGGACGTACGACTTGGTGCGAGGGGTCACACGTCCCATCCTGACGGAACCGCCCCGCCCGCGCGGAAGGTCACACCAGACGGCGCGCGGTGGCCCAGCGGGACAGCTCGTGCCGGTTGGAGAGCTGAAGTTTGCGCAGGACCGACGAGACGTGCGTCTCGACCGTCTTCACCGAGATGAACAGCTCCTTGGCGATCTCTTTGTAGGCGTAACCGCGGGCGATCAGGCGCAGCACCTCGCGCTCCCGCGAGGTCAGGGAGTCCAGCTCGGGATCGATGGACGGCGCCTCGGTGGAGGCGAAGGCGTCCAGCACGAACCCGGCCAGCCGCGGCGAGAAGACCGCGTCCCCCTCCGAGACCCGGACGATCGCGTCGGTCAGCTCCCTGCCGCTGATGGTCTTGGTGACGTAGCCGCGCGCGCCGCCGCGGATCACGCCGATGACGTCCTCGGCGGCGTCGGACACCGACAGGGCGAGGAAGCGCACCTGCGAGCCGGAGCCGAGCACCCGGCGCAGCACCTCCTGCCCACCGCCCCCGGGCATGTGGACGTCCAGCAGCACGACGTCGGGCTTGAGCTCCTCGATGGCGCCGACCGCCGTGTCGACGTCCTCGGCCTCGCCGACCACCTCGATCTGCGGGCCCAGCTCGGCGCGGACGCCGGACCTGAAGAGCCGGTGGTCGTCCACGATCAGTACCTTGACCATCGTCACAGCTCCCTCACACGCCGGTTGCGGATCACGCCTGCTCCCGCTTCATCGTCAGCATTACCTCGGTCCCGTCGCCCGGTTCCGTCCGCACCCGCGCGCTGCCGCCGTGCCGCTCCATGCGGCCGATGATCGACTGGCGGATGCCCATGCGGTCGTCGGGGACCTCGTCCATGTTGAACCCCTTGCCGCGGTCCCTGACGAACACGGTGACCTCCTCGGGCTCGACCTCCGCGTAGACGGAGATGACAGGAGCCTCAGCGTATTTGGCCGCGTTGACCATCGCCTGCCGGGCCGCCTGCAGCATCGCGCGCAGGCCGTCGTCCAGGTCGCAGTCGCCGACGCAGACGATCTCGATGGGCACGCCGTGCTCGTCCTCGATCTCGGCGGCCACCCGGCGGACGGCCGCCGCCATGGTGGCGTCGGCGTCGGACTTCGGCTGGTACAGCCAGTTGCGCAGCTCGCGCTCCTGCGAGCGGGCGAGGCGGGTGACCTCGAAGGGGTCGTGGGCGCTGCGCTGGATCAGCGTCAGGGTGTGCAGGACCGAGTCGTGCACGTGCGCGGCCATCTCGGCGCGCTCCTCCTGGCGGATGCGCTCCGTGCGCTCCTTCTGCAGTTCCTTCCACAGACCGGTCAGCCAGGGCGCGGCGATGAGGCCGATGCCGCCGACGACGACGCCCGTGAACGCCAGGCCGGGCCGGGCCTCGGCCAGCTTGCCCTGCGCGGCCAGGAAGCCGATCGCGCCGATGACGACCAGGACCAGGCCGATGCCGGTGCGGATCCAGGACCTGCGGACCTGCCGGACGGCGTCGGTCATCCAGCGCGCGCGCCGCCCGGGGTCGGCCTGCTGCCACAGGATCAGCGTGCCGATGCCGCCGACGGCGATCGACCAGGTGCCGACGCCGCCGGTGGACGCGCCGGTGAGCCAGCCGAAGGACGTCAACGCGGCGCCGAGCACACCGTACGCGGTGGCCTGTGCCCAGTCGCGGGGCGGCGCCTCACCGGGCTCGCGCGGGGTGAACATCCACAGCGCGGCGTACGCGAGGACGCCCAGGCCGTCCAGGACGCTGAGCAGCACGAAGGCGAGCCGCAGCACCACGGGGTCCAGCCTGAGCTGGGCGGCGGCCCCTTGGGCGACGCCCGCGACGAGCCGGCCTTTCAGCGGCCGGATCAAGCGCGGGTACGCCTCGGGAAGGGTGGGGGTCTCTGACATCTCCTGAGCATCGTCACACGTGAGAGGGCGGGAACGCATCAGGGCGCTCCCTGACTCCTGCCCTGAGGGCTCGGGGACGAGTCAGGGGTTCCCCGGATGGTGAGCCGGCCCCCGGACCGGCCACGATGGTGCCATGACCGAACCAGGCGGTGCCGGCACGGCGCAGGACACGGGTGCCGACCCGGGCGAGCGGCGCGTCCTCCAGCGTAGCGACGAGGGACGCATGCTCACGGGCGTGTGCGCCGGGCTCGGCCGCGCCACCGGGATGGACCCCGTGATCTTCCGCGTGGGCTTCGCCGTCCTCGTCGTGGGCTCGGGCATCGGCATCATGCTGTACGTCGCGGCGTTCCTTCTCATGCGCGGCGCGAACGGCGCCCCCGGGTACGTCGAGCAGTGGAGCCGCAGGTCCTTCGACACCGAGACCGTGATGGCGCTGCTGGCCGCGGTCTTCGCGCTCGGCCTGGTGATCAACCTGGCGGCCGACGGCATCGGCACCGCCACCGTCATCGTGGGCACCCTGCTCGCCATCGCGCTCCTCGCGGCGCACGCCCGCGGCGTGGACCTGCTGGCCGTGGCCAAGAGCCTGCCCGAGCGGGTCAGGCGGCGGGCCGAGGAACCGGTCGGCGACTTCCAGCTCAGCGGCTCCCTGCTGGGCCGGCCCTTCGGGCAGGCCGCCACGGCCGCCTTCGCCCAGGCCGCCGCTCCCGCGGACGCCCCCGCCGCACCCCCCTCGGACGCCCCGCCCCCGCGCACACCTCCCACGGACGCACCCGTCCGGGACGCGCCCGTCCGGGACGCGCCGTCGCCCGGACCGGGGCGGATGACGCCAGAAGACTTCCGGCAGGCGGCGCCCGGCGAGGCGCCCCGCCCGGCGTACCGGCCCGCCCCGGAGTACCGCCGCCTGTCCGACCTCGCGCGAGAGGCCCGCCCCGGCGGGTTCGACTCCTCCGGCGAGCCTTTCGCCCCGCACGGCCCGTACGGCTTCCGGGGCCCCAACCTGGCGTACGAGCCGCACGACTGGGCTCACGACAGGCGCGCCACCGCCGCGCCGGCGCGGCCCAAGCGCCCGAAGTCGTTCATCGGCGGCATAACGATGCTCGCCGCGTTCGTGGTCGGAGGAATCATGGTCGCAACGCAGTCCCCCCCAGGCACGCTGAACTTCCCCGTCGTCGGGGCCTCCGTCCTGATCACCATCGGCGCGGGGCTGCTGGTCGCGACCTGGTTCGGCAGGGGCGTGGGACTCGTGGCCGCCGGCACGCTGATGGCGGTCGTCCTGGTCGCCGGCTCGACGGTGAGCGACATCCCGAAGAGGATCGGCAGCTACACCTGGCAGCCCACCGACGCCGCGGTGGCCGCGCGCACCTACGAGGTGGGCATCGGCGACGGCACCCTCGACCTGAGCGACACCAAGTTCGCGCCCGGGTCGCGGACCCGGTTCGACGCCTCGGTGGGCATCGGCGAGATGAAGGTGATCGTGCCCCCGACGGCCCGGGTGGAGGTGTTCGGCCGCACCAGGCTCGGCGACGTGAAGATCGAGCACGTGGTGCAGGGCGGCACGGACGTCCAGCACGACAAGGTCCTGGAGCCGGACGCGACGCCTCCGGGCAGCCCCGCGGTCATCGAGCTGCACGTCAAGGCGGGCATAGGCGACGTGGAGGTGCGCCGTGCGGCATAGGACCGACTGGCTGTCGCTGCTGTGCGGCCTGCTGTTCGTCGGCATCGGGGTCCTGTACCTCACCGGGACGGCGCCCGACATGGCGGTCATGGCCCTGGTCCTCGTCGCCGGGCTGGGGCTGGCCGGGTTCGTGGCGGTGCTCGCCAAGGCCGTGCGCAAGCGCTGACACGGCGGCCGTGGACCGCCCGCGCGCGGGTATGCCCAGGTGAGAGCCCACCTGACCGGGGAGTTGCCGTGACCGCACCGCTGAGGCCGCCGTTCACCGAGGAGACCGCGCGGGCGAAGGTCCAGGCCGCCGAGGACGCCTGGAACACCCGCGACCCCGGCCACGTCGCCCTCGCGTACACGCCCGACTCGGTGTGGCGCAACCGGTCGGAGTTCGTGACCGGCCGCGAGGAGATCATCCGGTTCCTCACCCGGAAGTGGGCCAGGGAACTCGGCTACGCGCTGCGCAAGGAGCTGTGGGCGTTCACCGGCGACCGCATCGCCGTGCGCTTCCAGTACGAATGCCACGACGCGGGCGGCCAGTGGTGGCGCAGCTACGGCAACGAGCTGTGGGAGTTCGACGCCGGCGGCCTGATGCGGCGGCGCGAGGCCAGCATCGACGACGTCCCGATCGAGGAGGCCGACCGGCGCGTCTTCGGTTCCAGGCCCGCGGCGGAGCTCGGACTCCCTTTCCCGCTCCGGTGAACGCGCCCGCGGCGGTCCGGAGCGCGCGGGACTGGGGGGACGCGGGGCCACGGCGGCGTGTCCCGGGCCCTGGGGGTTGACCCGGCACGTCAGGGGCGTACGTTCGCAGTTGTCGGTTCACCTCAGCGCGCAGAGACGCGCACGATGCCGCGCACGGCGACGGAAACACACGGCCACCTGTCCTGGAGGTCCAATGACCCGTATCACCGTCACGGTCGACGGCGTCGCCTACGAGGAGGAGGTGGAGCCCCGCCTGCTCCTCGTCCACTTCCTGCGCGACCGGCTCGGCAAGGTCGGCACGCCCGTCGGCTGCGACACGAGCAACTGCGGCGCCTGCACGGTCCTGCTGGACGGCAGGAGCGCCAAGAGCTGCGCCGTCCTCGCCGTCCAGGCCGACGGGAGCGACGTCCTCACCATCGAAGGGCTCGCGGACGGCGACGCCTGGCACCCCATGCAGCGGGCCTTCCACGAGGAGCACGGACTGCAGTGCGGCTACTGCACGCCCGGCATGATCATGGCCGCCCTCGACCTGCTCAAGGACGACCCCGACCCCTCAGAGGAGGCGATCCGCTCGGGCCTGGAGGGCAACCTGTGCCGGTGCACCGGCTACACCAACATCGTCAGGTCCGTGCGCCGGGGCGCGCGCGACATGAGCGGCCGGGAGGTGACGCCGTGACCGAGCTCGACACCGGGGTGGCCGCCGGGATCGGCGACCTCGGCGCGCCCGCGCCCGGCGGGCCGGAGATCGGCGCGGCGCGCAGGCGCAAGGAAGACGCCCGGCTGGTGACCGGGCGCACGCGCTGGACCGACAACATCCAGCTCCCCGGCATGCTGCACGTCGCGTTCCTGCGCAGCCCGCTCGCCCACGCCCGCATCCTGCGCGCCGACGCCTCCGCCGCC includes these proteins:
- the pcrA gene encoding DNA helicase PcrA codes for the protein MLDGLNPQQRDAVVHEGSPLLIVAGAGSGKTRVLTHRIAYLLSERHVQPQEVLAITFTNKAAKEMKERVDRLIGPRSRAMWVMTFHSACVRILRREAKRLGFSSSFSIYDQADSQRLMAMVCRELELDPKRYPPRSFSAQVSNLKNELIDYDTAKDKAQTHLERTLAQAYATYQRRLTEADAMDFDDLIMLTVTLFQLFPDVAEHYRRRFRHVMVDEYQDTNHAQYMLIRELVGLPERLTVDGEPVAEGGGVEPAELCVVGDADQSIYAFRGATIRNILEFERDYPQARTILLEQNYRSTQTILSAANAVISRNESRKPKNLWSDQGAGPKIIGYVADNEHDEAMFVAQEVDRLADDEDVTPGQVAVFYRTNAASRVFEEIFIRTGLPYKVVGGVRFYERREVRDLLAYLRVLANPNDTVSLRRVINVPKRGIGERAEAMVEAFATRERVSFWEGLRRAEEAPGLATRSLNAIKEFVALLEDLRGKELKLSELAEEVLASTGYRTELETSGDPQDESRLENLNELISVAQEFEEANPEGTLVDFLEQVSLVADADQIPEGEDHQGVVTLMTLHTAKGLEFPVVFLTGLEDGVFPHMRSLGEPRELEEERRLAYVGITRAQQRLYVSRAAVRSSWGSPAFNPASRFLAEVPSDLLDWRSDPQKSAWTAATVRETRAPAATSSRGGGRSIPNLSPGDRVTHDAFGLGTVVTVEGVAEKAKVKIDFGSGGEKTLLLAYAPIEKL
- a CDS encoding PIG-L deacetylase family protein codes for the protein MTPLDDADVSTVLVVTAHPDDVDFGAAGTVAMLTDKGIRVVYCIVTDGDAGGFDRELDNGGMAQLRRAEQTEAAKRVGVTDLRFLGYQDGTVEPTLGLRRDISRVIRQVRPDRVITSSPERNYVRIQPSHPDHRAVGGATLDAVYPDARNPYAFPELLADEGLEAWAVREVWLTGGQTNNHWVDITATVDRKVSALKAHVSQIAHIADGIEQFVRGFLAANAKAAGLPEGSYAEGFQVVQTA
- a CDS encoding CPBP family intramembrane glutamic endopeptidase, which translates into the protein MGVLAAANVLNNRVARRLAPVTSAVAAGALVALGRRAGLSWPEMGFTTPRRGAAIGGALAVAVAAVYTAGVLTPRTRPLFLDERALGVSRARLLEEALVQVPLGTVLLEEVAFRGVLPAALRRSHGQVAAVAGASALFGLWHILPALDMAATNPSFSRLASGEPQDGPAEGPVRVVAGTVLTTALAGAAFHELRRRGGLAAPSLLHLATNTLGYFAARAARRLERRAGRPGGQAVCTTWKPSA
- a CDS encoding WhiB family transcriptional regulator, which codes for MGTRAVREASWASRGACRGADPELFFPEAPFPEQEARAKAVCAACPVILECRAYAVRAGERDGIWGGLTTDERRRLRFPPGWGRRAAS
- a CDS encoding neutral zinc metallopeptidase yields the protein MTPRTKSYVLPVLSVLLAVALSAGCSSGFPRRYPDQSGDAGSGGSASASPRSFGQNFDEDVELARTLTERFWQQRFEAAGRVYRPLQGFQAYSGENGPACGGQPSVPENAFYCPLGHFVAYDEAWMRKLYENGGDGAVYVIIPHELGHAVQAQLMSDFSLNVQRELQADCYAGAALRGMIDSGSVEAEAGDDEELLANLAAAGDPTDEWLRPDAHGTPAQRQQAFAGGYDNAADAC
- a CDS encoding response regulator; this translates as MVKVLIVDDHRLFRSGVRAELGPQIEVVGEAEDVDTAVGAIEELKPDVVLLDVHMPGGGGQEVLRRVLGSGSQVRFLALSVSDAAEDVIGVIRGGARGYVTKTISGRELTDAIVRVSEGDAVFSPRLAGFVLDAFASTEAPSIDPELDSLTSREREVLRLIARGYAYKEIAKELFISVKTVETHVSSVLRKLQLSNRHELSRWATARRLV
- a CDS encoding ATP-binding protein, which produces MSETPTLPEAYPRLIRPLKGRLVAGVAQGAAAQLRLDPVVLRLAFVLLSVLDGLGVLAYAALWMFTPREPGEAPPRDWAQATAYGVLGAALTSFGWLTGASTGGVGTWSIAVGGIGTLILWQQADPGRRARWMTDAVRQVRRSWIRTGIGLVLVVIGAIGFLAAQGKLAEARPGLAFTGVVVGGIGLIAAPWLTGLWKELQKERTERIRQEERAEMAAHVHDSVLHTLTLIQRSAHDPFEVTRLARSQERELRNWLYQPKSDADATMAAAVRRVAAEIEDEHGVPIEIVCVGDCDLDDGLRAMLQAARQAMVNAAKYAEAPVISVYAEVEPEEVTVFVRDRGKGFNMDEVPDDRMGIRQSIIGRMERHGGSARVRTEPGDGTEVMLTMKREQA
- a CDS encoding PspC domain-containing protein, whose amino-acid sequence is MTEPGGAGTAQDTGADPGERRVLQRSDEGRMLTGVCAGLGRATGMDPVIFRVGFAVLVVGSGIGIMLYVAAFLLMRGANGAPGYVEQWSRRSFDTETVMALLAAVFALGLVINLAADGIGTATVIVGTLLAIALLAAHARGVDLLAVAKSLPERVRRRAEEPVGDFQLSGSLLGRPFGQAATAAFAQAAAPADAPAAPPSDAPPPRTPPTDAPVRDAPVRDAPSPGPGRMTPEDFRQAAPGEAPRPAYRPAPEYRRLSDLAREARPGGFDSSGEPFAPHGPYGFRGPNLAYEPHDWAHDRRATAAPARPKRPKSFIGGITMLAAFVVGGIMVATQSPPGTLNFPVVGASVLITIGAGLLVATWFGRGVGLVAAGTLMAVVLVAGSTVSDIPKRIGSYTWQPTDAAVAARTYEVGIGDGTLDLSDTKFAPGSRTRFDASVGIGEMKVIVPPTARVEVFGRTRLGDVKIEHVVQGGTDVQHDKVLEPDATPPGSPAVIELHVKAGIGDVEVRRAA
- a CDS encoding nuclear transport factor 2 family protein, whose product is MTAPLRPPFTEETARAKVQAAEDAWNTRDPGHVALAYTPDSVWRNRSEFVTGREEIIRFLTRKWARELGYALRKELWAFTGDRIAVRFQYECHDAGGQWWRSYGNELWEFDAGGLMRRREASIDDVPIEEADRRVFGSRPAAELGLPFPLR
- a CDS encoding (2Fe-2S)-binding protein, translating into MTRITVTVDGVAYEEEVEPRLLLVHFLRDRLGKVGTPVGCDTSNCGACTVLLDGRSAKSCAVLAVQADGSDVLTIEGLADGDAWHPMQRAFHEEHGLQCGYCTPGMIMAALDLLKDDPDPSEEAIRSGLEGNLCRCTGYTNIVRSVRRGARDMSGREVTP